From a region of the Paenibacillus lutimineralis genome:
- a CDS encoding class I SAM-dependent methyltransferase: MKDDLTSKIRNRYNRVAPIFHKMDSKMMRSWRRELLSTLKGNVLEVGIGTGANLPYYPTSVTLTGIDFSPNMLQYARERASELRLKVDLKEMDAQNMDFQDNTFDYVVATCVYCSVPDPVQGMKEMLRVCKPDGRVILLEHMRSENPVIGKVMDILNPITVRVSGANINRRTLDNIGNAGFTFEKNECLFSTIFRRLVLNPNKEPNNNEGQKK; encoded by the coding sequence ATGAAAGATGATTTAACGAGCAAGATTCGAAATAGATACAACAGAGTAGCCCCCATATTTCATAAAATGGATAGTAAAATGATGAGAAGTTGGAGGCGCGAGCTTCTGTCTACTTTAAAAGGCAACGTCTTAGAGGTGGGCATCGGAACAGGAGCCAATTTACCTTACTATCCAACTTCAGTAACGTTGACTGGCATAGACTTCAGTCCTAACATGTTGCAATATGCCCGGGAACGTGCGAGCGAGTTGAGGTTGAAGGTAGATTTAAAGGAAATGGACGCGCAGAACATGGATTTCCAGGATAATACCTTTGACTATGTGGTAGCTACCTGTGTTTACTGCTCTGTACCTGATCCTGTTCAGGGAATGAAAGAAATGCTTAGGGTATGTAAACCGGACGGCAGAGTCATTTTATTGGAGCATATGCGAAGTGAAAATCCTGTGATTGGTAAGGTTATGGATATCCTAAATCCCATCACTGTAAGGGTATCTGGAGCGAATATTAACCGAAGAACACTAGATAATATAGGAAACGCGGGATTCACTTTTGAAAAAAATGAGTGCTTATTTTCAACTATATTTCGCAGACTGGTTCTTAACCCTAATAAAGAGCCTAATAATAACGAAGGTCAGAAAAAATAG
- a CDS encoding NusG domain II-containing protein, whose translation MSDKFKKGDIVLIVSIFLLAMSLLGVRSLQDRNQDRIRGNPIATINVDGKVHKTVELTKETQYVEIRTERGYDILKIHDKGIEVVESDCPEKICFTFGLIKNPSEVIICIPMRMIVEVNGEPAPSDNEIDAVVS comes from the coding sequence ATGTCAGATAAATTTAAAAAGGGTGATATTGTCCTAATCGTTTCAATCTTTTTGTTAGCCATGAGTTTATTAGGCGTCAGATCATTACAGGATCGTAATCAAGACAGGATAAGGGGGAACCCCATCGCCACAATCAACGTAGACGGTAAGGTACATAAAACAGTTGAATTAACCAAAGAAACACAATACGTCGAAATAAGAACCGAGAGAGGATATGACATACTAAAGATCCATGATAAAGGAATTGAAGTCGTAGAATCAGACTGTCCAGAAAAAATATGCTTCACCTTTGGATTAATTAAGAATCCGAGTGAAGTAATTATTTGTATACCTATGCGAATGATTGTTGAAGTTAATGGAGAGCCTGCTCCATCAGATAATGAAATAGATGCAGTAGTAAGTTAA
- a CDS encoding FAD/FMN-containing dehydrogenase produces MKKFWIGFGVLLLVMGIGSAGAYAASANNGNNSGFFENMLPFAKQIHPDLSNEQIEQMYNNCNKSNGVGMSGIKRNSQFRTGMMNF; encoded by the coding sequence ATGAAGAAATTCTGGATTGGATTTGGGGTACTACTACTGGTTATGGGAATTGGATCAGCTGGTGCTTATGCTGCTTCGGCAAACAATGGTAACAACAGTGGCTTCTTCGAAAATATGCTGCCCTTTGCTAAACAAATACATCCCGACCTGTCAAATGAACAAATTGAACAAATGTACAACAATTGTAATAAGTCAAATGGGGTAGGAATGTCAGGAATCAAGAGAAATTCTCAATTCAGAACAGGCATGATGAACTTCTAA
- a CDS encoding response regulator transcription factor, producing the protein MDDEENILHVIKAYLEKNNYIVYEADTGKGALHLFETLHPDLIVLDLMLPDITGEEVCRIVRKTSNIPILMLTAKSSEDDMINGLMIGADDYITKPFSPRELLARVISLLRRSNHSEQENNTSFMSFAQGGLTVDLERYEVKFQDEPVPLTPMEFKLLEILAKHPKRVFSRLELVNLSQGDTFEGFERTIDVHIKNIRQKIDDDPKHPEFIGTVFGVGYKFLVNPDEK; encoded by the coding sequence GTGGATGATGAAGAAAATATCCTGCACGTCATCAAGGCTTACTTGGAGAAAAACAATTATATAGTGTATGAGGCCGATACGGGAAAGGGCGCTCTTCATCTTTTTGAGACATTACATCCTGATCTTATAGTATTGGATTTAATGCTTCCGGATATAACCGGAGAGGAAGTGTGCAGAATAGTACGGAAGACTTCGAACATTCCGATTCTCATGCTGACGGCGAAAAGTAGTGAAGACGATATGATAAATGGACTTATGATTGGAGCAGACGATTATATTACCAAACCTTTCAGCCCAAGAGAGCTCCTCGCTCGCGTAATTAGCTTATTGAGAAGATCTAATCATTCTGAACAGGAGAATAATACGTCATTTATGTCCTTTGCCCAAGGCGGTTTAACCGTGGATTTGGAACGATATGAAGTGAAATTTCAAGATGAGCCCGTTCCTCTTACACCGATGGAGTTCAAACTGCTGGAAATTTTGGCAAAGCATCCGAAGAGAGTGTTCTCGCGGCTTGAACTGGTTAACCTTAGCCAAGGCGATACTTTTGAAGGCTTTGAGCGTACCATTGATGTTCATATCAAGAATATTAGACAAAAAATTGACGATGATCCTAAGCACCCTGAATTTATAGGTACTGTTTTTGGGGTAGGCTATAAATTTTTGGTGAATCCTGATGAAAAATAG
- a CDS encoding sensor histidine kinase: protein MKNRGGLSRKLLVSHTGVALSALLSIVLLVNLVMGLSFNQYQKNQQEAEIQSILDDLEASYNESSGTWNTDVWMVLSHQAMAGDYVVRVYDNDHRLIWDTSLMGMQGEAKSKPFLTSIKKTIVKGNQQVGILEFQSFNETSQSLNKQFLHMFNTLLWAALGIVIIGTYLFSRYMAKSISQPLLEIKDIALRMKEGDLTSRVEGNNQNTEIYEVGQALNHLADGLEKQDQLRKTLTADVAHELRTPLTTIQSHLEAFQDGIWEPSPDKLQVCHDQVMRLIQLISDLENLAAVENPMAQLKTEMVSLNEIVRESMNTISSQYWHKGLSADLVNKSDVWITGDRSRLGQVFLNLIKNAYKYTNSGNIHIEVFRDKGEGVVIISDTGMGITEEELPYIFERFYRGEKSRNRKTGGAGIGLAVVKAIVDAHSGSINVISKINKGTTVCVRLPIIR from the coding sequence ATGAAAAATAGAGGTGGATTAAGTAGAAAACTCCTTGTATCCCATACCGGTGTGGCGCTTAGTGCGCTACTGTCTATTGTCTTGCTTGTTAATCTGGTCATGGGCCTTTCGTTCAATCAGTACCAGAAAAATCAACAGGAGGCGGAAATACAAAGTATTCTTGACGATCTAGAAGCCTCTTATAATGAATCTTCTGGTACATGGAATACCGATGTTTGGATGGTTCTTTCTCACCAGGCGATGGCTGGTGATTATGTCGTTCGTGTTTATGACAACGACCACCGCTTGATTTGGGATACCAGCTTAATGGGAATGCAGGGAGAAGCGAAATCCAAGCCCTTTTTAACCTCTATTAAAAAAACAATAGTAAAAGGCAATCAGCAGGTGGGAATATTGGAATTCCAGTCGTTCAACGAAACGTCCCAGAGTCTGAATAAGCAGTTCCTCCACATGTTTAACACGCTATTATGGGCTGCTCTAGGTATCGTTATAATCGGAACGTATCTATTTAGCAGATATATGGCTAAAAGTATAAGCCAACCCCTTTTAGAGATAAAGGATATTGCTTTAAGAATGAAAGAGGGAGACCTTACCTCCCGTGTAGAAGGGAATAATCAAAATACGGAGATTTATGAGGTGGGCCAGGCTCTTAATCACTTAGCTGATGGGTTGGAGAAACAAGATCAGTTAAGGAAAACGTTGACCGCTGATGTAGCTCATGAACTGCGCACGCCTTTAACGACTATCCAAAGCCATTTGGAAGCATTCCAAGATGGCATCTGGGAACCATCACCCGATAAGCTTCAAGTGTGTCATGACCAAGTAATGCGCCTGATTCAACTTATAAGTGATTTGGAAAATCTGGCTGCTGTAGAGAATCCCATGGCTCAGCTTAAGACGGAAATGGTATCTCTTAACGAAATTGTACGTGAGTCGATGAATACTATATCAAGCCAGTATTGGCATAAAGGTCTTTCAGCTGATCTGGTAAACAAGAGTGATGTATGGATTACCGGGGATCGCTCACGGCTGGGGCAGGTATTCTTGAATCTAATAAAAAATGCATATAAATATACGAATTCAGGAAATATTCATATTGAGGTGTTCAGAGATAAAGGTGAAGGTGTCGTCATTATATCTGATACAGGAATGGGAATCACAGAAGAGGAATTGCCTTATATTTTTGAACGTTTTTACCGCGGGGAAAAATCAAGAAACAGGAAGACAGGTGGAGCCGGAATAGGACTTGCTGTTGTAAAAGCAATTGTGGATGCTCATTCCGGATCCATAAATGTGATAAGCAAAATCAATAAGGGGACAACCGTTTGTGTTCGGCTTCCTATAATTCGATGA
- a CDS encoding SHOCT domain-containing protein yields the protein MMGYGFGFGMFGMIINFLLIVGVIYLVIRWVRGEGTNRHIESTPERILDERFARGEISEDEYFRMRSILRD from the coding sequence ATGATGGGTTATGGTTTTGGGTTCGGAATGTTTGGCATGATCATCAATTTTCTTTTAATTGTAGGCGTAATTTATTTGGTTATAAGATGGGTAAGGGGAGAAGGAACCAACCGTCACATTGAAAGCACACCAGAGAGAATCTTGGATGAGCGATTTGCAAGAGGGGAAATCTCTGAAGATGAGTATTTTCGAATGAGAAGTATTTTGCGTGACTAA
- a CDS encoding copper ion binding protein, producing the protein MKSVKLKVQGMSCQHCVNSIEGALKEIGAIGKVDLNSESVDVTFEESQVSMEQIKEAIEELGYVVL; encoded by the coding sequence ATGAAAAGCGTAAAATTAAAAGTTCAAGGTATGAGCTGTCAGCATTGTGTAAATTCCATTGAAGGTGCGCTTAAAGAGATTGGTGCAATTGGGAAAGTCGATCTTAATAGCGAGTCGGTTGATGTAACGTTTGAAGAAAGCCAAGTATCCATGGAGCAGATTAAAGAGGCTATCGAAGAACTGGGATACGTAGTGTTGTAA
- a CDS encoding copper ion binding protein, translated as MKNITLKVQGMSCQHCVNSIEGALKEIGAIGKVDLNSESVDVTFEESQVSMELIKETIEDQGYHVL; from the coding sequence ATGAAAAACATCACATTGAAAGTTCAAGGTATGAGTTGTCAACATTGTGTAAATTCCATTGAAGGTGCGCTTAAAGAGATCGGTGCAATTGGGAAAGTCGATCTTAATAGCGAGTCGGTTGATGTAACGTTTGAAGAAAGCCAAGTATCCATGGAGCTAATTAAAGAAACTATTGAAGATCAGGGATACCATGTTTTGTAA
- a CDS encoding heavy metal translocating P-type ATPase, with the protein MVATAAQTKQSSLQITGMTCAACANRIEKGLSKMDGVTSANVNFALEKANVTYDPTKVDRKNLEVTIQKLGYGTVSEVAQFNLEGMTCAACANKIEKGLSKLPGVTSASVNFAMETARVEFSPSEVSIEDMQNKVKKLGYSAVVKQESKNTGDHRSKEISNLKRKLLISAILSLPLLWTMVAHFSFTSWIYVPDFLMNPWIQLILATPVQFYIGKQFYVGAYKALRNGSANMDVLVSLGTSAAYFYSLYLTIDWSTMSSSMHHGPSLYFETSAILITLVIMGKLFEGLAKGRTSEAIKSLMGLQAKTALVVRDGKELSIPVDEVIVEDIVLIRPGDKVPVDGEVLEGVSSVDESMLTGESLPVEKKVGDAVIGATINKNGVLRIKATKVGKETALAQIIKVVEEAQGSKAPIQRVADVISGIFVPIVVGIAVVAFLVWYFFIAPGDFSGALEKAIAILVIACPCALGLATPTSIMAGSGRAAEIGVLFKGGEHLEQTHKIDAIILDKTGTVTKGKPELTDVLAQGSESEFLRLVGAAEKNSEHPLAEAIVAGIQSRNIEMPGTESFEAIPGFGIRAIVEGKQLLVGTRRLMEKYGIDAKAAAYDSMSHLEEEGKTAMLVSIDDRYAGMVAVADTIKETSKAAVSRLKDMGIQVIMITGDNERTAKAIAAQVGIDHVRAEVLPEGKAEEVKKLQNQGKKVAMVGDGINDAPALATADIGMAIGTGTDVAMEAADVSLMRGDLSSIPDAIYMSRKTMSNIKQNLFWALGYNTLGIPIAAIGLLAPWVAGAAMAMSSVSVVLNALRLQRVKVKH; encoded by the coding sequence ATGGTAGCAACAGCGGCTCAAACTAAGCAATCCAGTTTGCAAATTACGGGTATGACATGTGCTGCTTGTGCAAACAGAATTGAGAAAGGCCTCAGTAAAATGGATGGGGTGACTTCGGCTAATGTAAATTTTGCTCTTGAAAAAGCGAACGTAACGTATGATCCCACTAAGGTGGATCGTAAAAACCTAGAGGTAACAATCCAAAAGCTTGGATACGGCACAGTTTCAGAGGTTGCTCAATTTAACCTTGAAGGCATGACTTGTGCTGCGTGTGCAAACAAAATTGAGAAGGGGCTAAGCAAGCTGCCAGGGGTTACAAGCGCTTCAGTCAACTTTGCTATGGAGACAGCCCGAGTTGAATTTTCGCCAAGCGAAGTATCCATTGAAGATATGCAAAACAAGGTCAAAAAGCTGGGCTATAGTGCGGTTGTCAAACAAGAGTCGAAAAACACAGGTGACCACCGCAGTAAAGAAATCAGCAATCTAAAACGAAAATTGTTGATTTCGGCGATTCTCTCATTGCCGCTGCTGTGGACGATGGTTGCTCACTTTTCATTTACCTCGTGGATTTATGTACCCGACTTCTTGATGAATCCTTGGATTCAACTTATTTTAGCTACCCCGGTGCAATTTTATATTGGCAAACAGTTTTATGTAGGCGCCTATAAAGCCCTTCGCAATGGGAGCGCAAATATGGATGTTCTCGTCTCACTAGGGACATCGGCTGCTTACTTTTATAGTCTGTACCTGACAATTGACTGGTCAACAATGAGTAGCAGTATGCATCACGGGCCATCCCTCTACTTTGAGACCAGTGCAATCCTCATTACCTTGGTGATTATGGGGAAATTGTTCGAAGGGCTCGCAAAAGGCCGGACTTCAGAAGCCATCAAGTCTTTGATGGGACTGCAGGCTAAAACTGCTTTGGTTGTTCGAGATGGCAAAGAGCTCTCGATTCCAGTTGATGAAGTAATCGTAGAGGACATTGTTCTGATCCGTCCAGGAGACAAAGTACCGGTTGATGGAGAAGTACTGGAAGGCGTATCGTCGGTAGATGAGTCGATGCTTACGGGAGAAAGTCTTCCTGTAGAGAAGAAGGTCGGTGATGCAGTAATTGGAGCTACGATCAACAAAAACGGTGTTCTTCGTATTAAGGCCACAAAAGTCGGTAAGGAAACAGCTCTTGCGCAGATTATTAAAGTAGTGGAAGAAGCGCAGGGTTCCAAAGCGCCGATTCAGCGAGTAGCGGATGTCATTTCCGGCATATTTGTTCCTATTGTTGTGGGCATTGCCGTGGTTGCCTTCCTGGTGTGGTATTTCTTCATTGCTCCTGGTGATTTCTCCGGTGCTTTGGAAAAAGCGATTGCTATTCTGGTTATTGCATGCCCATGTGCACTCGGATTGGCCACCCCAACCTCGATTATGGCAGGATCGGGTCGTGCTGCAGAAATAGGCGTATTGTTCAAGGGTGGAGAGCATCTGGAACAAACGCACAAGATCGACGCGATTATTCTGGACAAAACTGGCACGGTAACAAAAGGAAAACCGGAATTAACGGATGTTTTGGCTCAAGGCAGCGAATCGGAATTTCTCAGACTCGTTGGCGCGGCGGAGAAGAATTCGGAGCATCCACTTGCGGAAGCCATTGTTGCCGGTATTCAGTCCCGGAATATTGAAATGCCGGGAACGGAGTCTTTTGAAGCTATTCCGGGATTTGGAATTAGAGCAATTGTAGAAGGAAAACAACTGCTTGTGGGGACTCGAAGACTTATGGAAAAGTACGGAATCGACGCTAAAGCAGCAGCCTACGATTCGATGTCCCATTTGGAAGAGGAAGGTAAAACCGCTATGCTGGTTTCGATTGATGATCGGTATGCAGGAATGGTAGCCGTGGCGGATACGATTAAAGAGACGTCGAAGGCTGCTGTAAGCCGCCTGAAAGATATGGGGATCCAGGTAATTATGATTACTGGTGACAATGAACGGACGGCCAAAGCCATAGCAGCACAGGTAGGGATTGACCATGTTCGAGCTGAAGTTCTCCCTGAAGGAAAAGCAGAAGAAGTGAAAAAATTGCAAAATCAAGGCAAAAAAGTGGCCATGGTCGGTGACGGAATCAATGATGCCCCTGCTCTCGCGACTGCCGACATTGGTATGGCAATCGGTACGGGAACGGATGTTGCCATGGAGGCAGCGGATGTAAGTCTTATGCGTGGGGACCTGTCCAGCATTCCTGATGCGATTTATATGAGCCGTAAGACAATGAGTAATATTAAGCAAAACTTGTTCTGGGCACTCGGTTATAACACGCTGGGCATTCCTATTGCTGCAATAGGTCTGCTGGCGCCTTGGGTAGCGGGTGCTGCAATGGCGATGAGTTCCGTATCCGTGGTTCTCAATGCACTTCGATTGCAGCGAGTGAAAGTAAAACATTAA
- a CDS encoding nitrite reductase: protein MEETVKIAISPAIQLGGSLFTPKQLIKIGDIIGPDAKVEMTGFKQLYAEVTIDRRDSIKQELEQSGLEVNPAGFVTKSLIVCNFCRGSKDAGLETAKNLNKAISGIETPTPLKIGYAGCALGTSEPLIKDIGVVKMRDKFDIYVGGEAKGLKTSFAKLLLSGITEDQLITVITAIIDFYKEHAKGKEKFSKFINRISLEQLQSFADIHF from the coding sequence ATGGAGGAAACAGTCAAAATCGCCATTAGCCCAGCTATTCAACTAGGAGGGAGTCTGTTCACTCCTAAACAGCTTATAAAAATTGGTGATATTATTGGGCCGGATGCAAAGGTCGAAATGACAGGCTTCAAACAGCTCTATGCAGAAGTAACGATCGACCGTCGGGATTCGATAAAGCAAGAACTTGAGCAAAGCGGTTTAGAAGTGAATCCGGCCGGTTTTGTGACAAAAAGCCTAATTGTGTGCAATTTTTGTAGAGGCTCTAAAGATGCTGGCCTTGAAACCGCAAAAAATTTAAACAAAGCAATATCTGGTATAGAAACACCAACTCCACTAAAGATTGGATACGCCGGATGTGCGTTAGGTACAAGTGAGCCGTTAATTAAAGATATTGGTGTTGTCAAAATGCGAGATAAATTTGATATCTATGTGGGCGGAGAAGCGAAGGGGCTTAAAACCTCCTTCGCCAAGCTGCTCCTGTCCGGAATAACGGAAGATCAACTTATTACCGTCATCACTGCTATCATTGATTTTTATAAAGAGCATGCAAAAGGCAAAGAAAAGTTCAGTAAATTCATTAATCGAATTTCGCTAGAGCAGTTACAAAGCTTTGCGGATATTCACTTTTAA
- a CDS encoding glutaredoxin family protein: MNKSIKIYTIPTCSDCSYAKRFFKENDIPFKDFNCEEDIKYAEEVWNLTGKQIVPTILIDDKVFIGFAENLGEIRDLLST, from the coding sequence ATGAATAAGTCGATAAAAATTTATACAATTCCGACTTGTAGCGATTGCAGTTACGCAAAACGCTTTTTTAAAGAAAACGATATCCCCTTTAAAGATTTCAATTGTGAAGAAGACATCAAGTATGCAGAGGAAGTTTGGAACTTGACTGGAAAACAAATTGTTCCAACGATTTTGATCGATGATAAGGTTTTTATTGGTTTCGCGGAAAATCTGGGTGAAATCAGAGATTTATTATCAACATAA
- a CDS encoding metal-sensitive transcriptional regulator, with protein sequence MIKTTQETDSCNHTSSTERKSHHSEKTKLSLIHRLNRIEGQVRGVKGLIERDTYCDDVLNQIASIQSALNGLGKQLLEHHLKSCVIERIEEGDHDVIDELLTTVNKLMK encoded by the coding sequence ATGATCAAAACAACACAAGAGACTGACTCATGTAACCATACATCTTCAACAGAGCGAAAAAGTCATCATTCAGAAAAAACAAAGCTAAGCTTAATTCATCGGTTAAATCGCATTGAAGGGCAAGTACGTGGAGTAAAGGGATTGATTGAACGGGATACCTACTGTGACGATGTGCTAAATCAAATTGCTTCGATTCAATCCGCTTTGAATGGATTGGGAAAACAACTGCTCGAACATCATTTAAAAAGCTGTGTCATTGAACGGATTGAGGAAGGCGATCATGATGTAATAGATGAATTGCTTACCACAGTAAATAAGTTAATGAAATGA
- a CDS encoding relaxase yields MATTRLMPRHIDAGRSILATIAESIDYGKNPNKTRDGKLISFHECGTSTVAVEFTLIRSNGLRGRFCSN; encoded by the coding sequence ATGGCGACAACCCGGCTGATGCCCCGGCACATCGACGCTGGGCGCAGTATCCTCGCCACCATCGCGGAAAGCATAGACTATGGCAAGAACCCGAACAAGACGCGGGACGGTAAGCTGATTTCCTTCCACGAGTGTGGCACCAGCACAGTGGCAGTGGAGTTCACGCTTATCAGGAGTAATGGACTCAGAGGGAGGTTCTGTTCAAACTGA
- a CDS encoding lantibiotic protection ABC transporter ATP-binding protein, with amino-acid sequence MYEYIIKTNDVSKKFKKTYAIKDLSMSVRKNSVYGLLGPNGAGKSTLLKMITGIIRPTSGEILFNNQPWMRKDLLNIGSLIESPPLYENLTAFENLKVRATLMGISTNKCNEVLQKMDLMDAKNKKTSDFSLGMKQRLGIALALLNNPKLLVLDEPTNGLDPFGIEELRKMIRNFAESGISVIISSHILSEVEQVADDIGIIYNGSLLYQDKIDANGNLEQLFMDIIRQKRVS; translated from the coding sequence ATGTATGAGTATATAATAAAAACCAATGATGTTTCTAAAAAATTTAAAAAGACATATGCAATAAAAGATTTATCTATGTCTGTAAGAAAAAATTCTGTCTACGGTTTATTAGGACCTAATGGTGCTGGCAAATCAACATTATTGAAGATGATTACAGGAATTATCAGACCAACCTCAGGTGAAATATTATTCAACAATCAGCCTTGGATGCGAAAAGATTTATTGAATATTGGTTCATTAATCGAATCACCACCACTGTATGAGAATTTAACGGCATTTGAAAATTTAAAAGTGCGAGCGACTCTTATGGGGATTTCAACAAATAAATGCAATGAGGTTTTACAAAAAATGGACTTAATGGATGCTAAAAATAAAAAGACATCCGATTTTTCGTTGGGAATGAAACAGAGGTTGGGTATCGCATTGGCGCTGTTGAATAACCCCAAATTATTAGTCTTAGATGAACCTACAAACGGGTTAGACCCTTTTGGTATTGAAGAATTAAGGAAAATGATTCGGAATTTTGCGGAGTCCGGGATATCTGTGATTATATCCAGTCATATTTTAAGCGAAGTAGAGCAAGTTGCCGATGACATAGGGATCATATACAATGGATCACTGTTGTATCAAGATAAAATTGATGCAAATGGAAACCTGGAACAACTGTTTATGGATATCATTAGACAGAAACGTGTTTCCTGA
- a CDS encoding lantibiotic immunity ABC transporter MutE/EpiE family permease subunit, which translates to MLQTYLKAENLKYKRSLFRKLIILIPTALIMISMGFIFIGIGLGGFSSAMVSNWSMPIASLSIVILCHLVNNKDQKHKYRTIYSLPIDLKKMFISKTILIALNLLIISLFLSLITIISEGISSGVSVAIGHTGYFILGYCLLWISLLWQILFCLFLDQKIGFVGSVIINLFASALGGLFFSLTPLFWFFPYSWPARFMVTCFGVLPNGLLVEADSRYILNLGESSLLVLISVLVMLILSALFSRWYRRQVCRN; encoded by the coding sequence ATGTTGCAAACTTATTTGAAAGCAGAAAACCTAAAATATAAACGCTCCCTATTCAGAAAACTTATTATATTGATTCCGACAGCTTTAATTATGATATCTATGGGGTTCATATTTATTGGTATTGGTTTAGGCGGTTTTTCAAGTGCTATGGTCAGCAATTGGAGTATGCCGATTGCATCTTTGTCCATAGTGATTTTATGTCATTTAGTAAATAACAAGGATCAAAAACACAAATACCGAACTATTTATAGTTTGCCCATCGACTTGAAGAAGATGTTTATTTCTAAAACAATTTTGATAGCACTTAATCTTTTGATCATATCATTATTCCTATCGCTTATCACTATTATCTCCGAAGGCATATCGTCAGGTGTTTCAGTTGCAATTGGTCATACCGGATATTTTATTTTAGGATACTGCTTATTGTGGATCTCTTTATTATGGCAGATTCTTTTCTGTTTATTTTTGGATCAAAAAATCGGATTTGTTGGTTCTGTGATCATTAATTTGTTTGCTAGTGCGTTAGGTGGTTTGTTTTTTTCCTTGACGCCTTTGTTTTGGTTCTTCCCATATAGCTGGCCTGCAAGGTTTATGGTTACATGTTTTGGAGTCTTGCCAAACGGATTATTGGTCGAAGCCGATTCAAGATACATTTTGAATTTAGGAGAAAGCTCGTTGCTGGTATTGATTTCTGTGCTTGTTATGCTGATTCTTTCCGCCTTGTTTTCGCGCTGGTATAGAAGGCAGGTATGTCGCAATTGA